A window of Amphiprion ocellaris isolate individual 3 ecotype Okinawa chromosome 12, ASM2253959v1, whole genome shotgun sequence contains these coding sequences:
- the LOC111575077 gene encoding cysteine-rich protein 2-like yields the protein MASKCPKCDKTVYFAEKVSSLGKDWHKFCLKCERCNKTLNPGGHAEHDGKPYCHKPCYAALYGPKGVNIGGAGSYVYDNPVNEAPAAVSMETDAKPEEEKKAPARGPVKAASFSSFSGGPNICPRCNKTVYFAEKVSSLGKNWHRPCLRCERCSKTLAAGSHAEHDGQPYCHKPCYAVLFGPKGVNTGGVGSYIYDDPAAEAQP from the exons CGGAGAAGGTGTCATCTTTAGGGAAGGACTGGCACAAGTTCTGTCTGAAATGTGAGCGCTGCAACAAGACGCTGAATCCAGGAGGCCATGCTGAG CATGATGGGAAGCCTTACTGTCACAAGCCTTGCTACGCCGCCCTCTATGGACCAAAAG GCGTGAACATCGGCGGAGCCGGTTCCTACGTGTACGACAATCCTGTCAATGAAGCTCCTGcagctgtttccatggaaacagatgccaaaccagaggaggagaaaaaagccCCCGCTCGGGGACCCGTGAAGG CTGCAagtttctcatctttctctggAGGACCCAACATCTGCCCCAGATGCAACAAGACGGTATATTTTG ctgAGAAAGTCTCGTCTCTGGGGAAGAACTGGCATCGGCCTTGTCTGCGCTGTGAGAGGTGCAGTAAGACTTTGGCAGCAGGCAGCCATGCAGAG CATGATGGACAGCCTTACTGCCACAAACCATGCTATGCTGTGCTGTTTGGACCCAAAG GTGTAAACACTGGAGGCGTCGGCAGCTACATCTATGATGATCCTGCAGCTGAGGCACAGCCTTGA